The Dioscorea cayenensis subsp. rotundata cultivar TDr96_F1 chromosome 19, TDr96_F1_v2_PseudoChromosome.rev07_lg8_w22 25.fasta, whole genome shotgun sequence genome includes a window with the following:
- the LOC120283432 gene encoding 2-hydroxy-6-oxo-6-phenylhexa-2,4-dienoate hydrolase, with the protein MALLLTPLVSLPLHFQSNLHFQNNTCNKKVHFLPFGSKLNLAVARAASIPGSTSDFPEKQLRKRSSVAGVDQDELLDPHELADPDSTFSDIHGVRVHHKVCHHDDEHLSRGSLNIGLPLVLLHGFGASVFSWSRVMRPLTRIAGSKVLAFDRPAFGLTARSAPVRDNGALNPYSMAFAVLATLAFIDMLGAQKAILIGHSAGCLVAVNAYFEAPERIAALILVAPAIVAPLLSWRGKDGKIRKENNMGGGRTGSNDRNNPLVGIWRALLRMCMFIVGVAMRMLEEMRDMVRLVYAKVLAAVLRSSLAVMLVRMIIDKFGISAIRNSWYDASQIADHVLQGYTKPLRCKGWEMALLEYTIAMFTDSASKSKPPLTRRLAEISCPVLIVTGDTDRLVPSWNAERLSMAIPGSTFEVIRKCGHLPHEEKVDEFLSVVERFLQKVFGVSEGYASSNVSNSNSK; encoded by the exons atggctctTTTGCTCACACCTCTGGTTTCTTTGCCTCTCCACTTCCAATCCAATCTCCACTTCCAGAACAACACTTGCAATAAGAAAGTCCACTTCCTCCCCTTCGGTTCAAAGCTCAACCTCGCCGTCGCCAGAGCCGCTTCCATTCCCGGCTCCACTTCCGACTTCCCTG AAAAGCAGCTGCGGAAGCGGAGCAGCGTCGCTGGCGTTGACCAAGATGAGCTTTTGGATCCCCATGAGCTCGCCGACCCCGACAGCACCTTCTCTGACATCCATGGCGTTCGCGTCCATCACAAGGTTTGCCACCACGATGATGAACATTTGAGCCGTGGATCTCTGAACATTGGTTTGCCCTTGGTTCTCTTGCATGGCTTCGGCGCCTCAGTCTTCTCCTGGAGCCGCGTCATGCGGCCTCTTACGAGGATCGCTGGCTCCAAAGTCCTTGCTTTTGATCGACCGGCTTTTGGGCTCACGGCTAGGTCGGCGCCGGTCCGGGACAATGGGGCACTGAATCCGTATTCCATGGCCTTTGCGGTGCTTGCCACCCTTGCCTTTATTGATATGTTGGGTGCTCAGAAGGCCATTCTCATAGG GCACTCTGCCGGTTGCCTTGTAGCAGTTAATGCATACTTTGAAGCTCCAGAAAGAATTGCTGCATTGATTTTGGTAGCTCCTGCAATTGTTGCTCCACTTCTTTCATGGAGAGGAAAGGATGGGAAAATTAGGAAAGAAAACAACATGGGAGGAGGAAGGACAGGTTCAAATGATCGAAATAATCCATTGGTTGGCATTTGGAGAGCTTTGCTTAGGATGTGTATGTTTATTGTTGGTGTGGCAATGAGGATGTTGGAAGAAATGAGAGACATGGTTCGGTTAGTTTATGCCAAAGTCTTGGCTGCTGTACTCCGGTCAAGCTTGGCTGTAATGCTG GTAAGAATGATTATCGATAAGTTTGGTATATCAGCTATTCGCAATTCATGGTATGATGCAAGCCAAATTGCTGATCATGTTCTACAAGGTTACACAAAG CCACTGAGGTGTAAAGGCTGGGAAATGGCTCTTTTGGAGTACACAATAGCCATGTTTACAGATTCTGCGTCAAAATCAAAGCCACCACTAACTAGAAGACTTGCTGAGATCTCATGCCCtg TGCTGATTGTCACCGGTGACACTGACCGTTTAGTTCCCTCTTGGAACGCTGAGCGTCTGTCAATGGCCATACCTGGATCCACCTTTGAAGTAATTAGGAAATGTGGGCACTTGCCACATGAGGAAAAGGTTGATGAATTCTTATCAGTTGTTGAAAGGTTTCTGCAAAAGGTTTTTGGAGTTTCAGAAGGTTATGCCAGCAGCAATGTAAGTAACAGCAATTCTAAGTGA
- the LOC120283383 gene encoding histone acetyltransferase TAP1 isoform X2 encodes MLRSSLVASSSSICQVHLPACHSKSPNNSSYFRQMRDEAPTKMIWREDCSFSRKRRIELCPLKAGFWDSIRSGFLKNNNTQVVETPTSLLEDEEPLPQEIVLLERTQSDGVVEQIVFSSAGDVDLYDLQTLCDKVGWPRRPLSKVAASLKNSYLVATLHSITRLPDAGTERKQLIGMGRATSDHAFNATIWDVLVDPSYQGQGLGKALVEQLIRALLQRDIGNITLFADSKVVDFYKNLGFEADPEGIKGMFWFPRF; translated from the exons ATGTCAAGTTCATCTTCCTGCTTGCCATTCAAAATCACCAAATAATTCCTCATACTTCAGGCAGATGCGAG ATGAAGCTCCAACTAAAATGATTTGGAGAGAGGACTGCAGCTTTTCTC GAAAAAGGAGAATTGAGCTTTGTCCACTAAAGGCTGGTTTTTGGGATTCCATCAGATCTGG CTTTTTGAAGAATAACAATACACAAGTTGTTGAAACTCCCACATCATTGCTGGAAGATGAGGAGCCCTTGCCACAAGAAATAGTACTACTTGAAAGAACTCAATCTGATGGTGTAGTAGAGCAGATAGTTTTTTCTTCAGCTGGAGATGTTGATCTGTATGATCTTCAAACCTTATGTGATAAG GTTGGGTGGCCAAGGAGGCCATTATCTAAAGTGGCAGCATCTTTGAAAAATAGCTACTTGGTTGCTACTTTGCATTCAATAACTAGGCTTCCTGATGCAG GGACTGAACGAAAGCAACTTATTGGCATGGGACGTGCTACTTCAGATCATGCTTTTAATGCCACAATTTGGGATGTCCTGGTCGATCCTTCTTATCAG GGTCAGGGTCTTGGTAAGGCGCTTGTTGAACAGCTAATTCGAGCATTGCTACAAAGAGACATTGGAAATATCACATTGTTTGCAGATAGCAAAG TTGTGGATTTCTACAAGAACTTAGGATTTGAAGCAGACCCTGAAGGCATCAAGGGCATGTTCTGGTTCCCAAGGTTCTAG
- the LOC120283383 gene encoding histone acetyltransferase TAP1 isoform X1, with protein sequence MLRSSLVASSSSICQVHLPACHSKSPNNSSYFRQMRDEAPTKMIWREDCSFSRKRRIELCPLKAGFWDSIRSGFLKNNNTQVVETPTSLLEDEEPLPQEIVLLERTQSDGVVEQIVFSSAGDVDLYDLQTLCDKVGWPRRPLSKVAASLKNSYLVATLHSITRLPDAEGTERKQLIGMGRATSDHAFNATIWDVLVDPSYQGQGLGKALVEQLIRALLQRDIGNITLFADSKVVDFYKNLGFEADPEGIKGMFWFPRF encoded by the exons ATGTCAAGTTCATCTTCCTGCTTGCCATTCAAAATCACCAAATAATTCCTCATACTTCAGGCAGATGCGAG ATGAAGCTCCAACTAAAATGATTTGGAGAGAGGACTGCAGCTTTTCTC GAAAAAGGAGAATTGAGCTTTGTCCACTAAAGGCTGGTTTTTGGGATTCCATCAGATCTGG CTTTTTGAAGAATAACAATACACAAGTTGTTGAAACTCCCACATCATTGCTGGAAGATGAGGAGCCCTTGCCACAAGAAATAGTACTACTTGAAAGAACTCAATCTGATGGTGTAGTAGAGCAGATAGTTTTTTCTTCAGCTGGAGATGTTGATCTGTATGATCTTCAAACCTTATGTGATAAG GTTGGGTGGCCAAGGAGGCCATTATCTAAAGTGGCAGCATCTTTGAAAAATAGCTACTTGGTTGCTACTTTGCATTCAATAACTAGGCTTCCTGATGCAG AAGGGACTGAACGAAAGCAACTTATTGGCATGGGACGTGCTACTTCAGATCATGCTTTTAATGCCACAATTTGGGATGTCCTGGTCGATCCTTCTTATCAG GGTCAGGGTCTTGGTAAGGCGCTTGTTGAACAGCTAATTCGAGCATTGCTACAAAGAGACATTGGAAATATCACATTGTTTGCAGATAGCAAAG TTGTGGATTTCTACAAGAACTTAGGATTTGAAGCAGACCCTGAAGGCATCAAGGGCATGTTCTGGTTCCCAAGGTTCTAG